From Drosophila santomea strain STO CAGO 1482 chromosome 2R, Prin_Dsan_1.1, whole genome shotgun sequence:
tgtgtgtgtttgtgtgtgcgcctgGCTTTGACAGGTGTGCGTCTGAGCGAAAGCAGCGATATTCCATTCCATTTATCAATAcggaaaatgaaatgcaaccCGGCATTGTGTCGGTTTGCTCTTTGTCATATTGAATTATTCGCTTAGGTTTTTTACTGCACTTTCCGGCTAACGTTTATCAGTTGGCCCTTTGGCATGAACGATGCACCCAGCTGGAGTTTTCAAAGCCACATATTTTTGTACAAGCCAATAGAACTGGACCCAAGACCCAAGTCGTTTTAGCTTCACCACAATGTTTTATTGGCCTTAACTCGAAGGAAAGGTCTCACACTACGTTTGGACCCCACGAGATGACTTCATAGCCAATGGTCTTCAGATCCTGGGCATCGATGGCGTGTCGCGATAGTTCTTGGACCACGCTCTGTACATTGGTGGTATTCTGAAattggcaaattgaaaaaatgttcAGGGAAAAAAGCATTTGCTTAGGATGACCAAGAACTTGTAGAAAGTAAAGATTCTTGAAGCTAATAAAgcaatattttgttgtttatacTTTTCACTTTCTTAGTTTCTTACCCATGCTGCCTCGGATTTCGCCTTGAATTCGGCGCTTTTTAGAGCCTGATAGAACTTAGCGAATAAAGCGCTCTTCTGCCGCTTCTCATTGATCAGAGCCACAAATCGATCACGGGGCAGATGCGTCAGTATTTCTTGCACAAAACTGGTAAAGGAACTCAACTGCGTGACCTCTGAACCCGATTCAAATAGCACCAAAACAATCTGCTCCCTAAGGTCATGATGAGCCGACCTGCGAAGCCTGTTGTATGTGTTATTCCGATGCCAGTACTTTGCCACACTTCTCTGGGTCGTGTCATTGAGGTGCACAAAGTTAATCAGATCCACAACTTCTGGCAGAGATTCAATGCGCTGTTGCAGCCTCTTGAAATCGGAGCTGCGCAAAAACTTAATGGCTTTGCGAAATCCGGAATCCGTAATCATATGCTCGGCGACCACTTCGTCGATGGTCACTGTGGGAATCAGCTTTTCAAAGTCTTTCAGCTCGGCCATCAGCTCCGGGGAGTATTTGTAGCTCCTGTGATGGCGAAAATATCCCGAAACCAGCACCAAACTGGGGAGCAGGAATTGGAGCACCAGTCTCAAAGTCCTCATATTTGCAGCTTTTTTACTGGTAAAtatgttatttttatgaatgCGACTCGCTCAGCGGTTTGTTTAATACTActtaataaaattgtaaatgaGATTAAAATTTGTGTGCGGCATACATATGTTTTGGCACTGCTCTCACTCTTTAAAATTTGGCTTAGCCTACTATAGTAAGGCGTTTGTCGCAGGGTTTTATTTACTATCTAATAATCCATATATGCTTTTTTTCTATACTTTCGTATAAACGTTGTCCTGAAGTAATAAACTCTTTGAACATATACTTACCAATAAAATCTATATTCGAAAAAGGGTATCCGAAAGCCGACTAGTTGAACGCAATGCTCATTTCAAGACTCTCTTCTTATCGCCGACTTACGCTCTACAAAACATTTCGCGttcgaaatgaaaacaaataaagctTGTGTTTCATAAGCATTCGAAGTCGAATTCGACTAAGAACAGCTTCCTTTGTTGCCCCCTTTACAGTCGCCTCCCGAAATAAAAGTCCACACAAGTTTCAGTTTTGCTTATTAAAGAATCTTATCACATTTATTTACTGCATTTTACTTTTTATGTGTTTACACctaatttgttttcataatttctttcttttattctttgtttgtttgttttccggAATTATTTCGATAGCTCGTGAATCTGCGTTTGAAATGATACAAATGGAACCTTGAACTTGGTATATTCGAATGATGGTTAAGCGCAAATCTTCTTTTATTGTATGAATACTTTGTAAAAGTCGTTTAtctatttatgtatatatatatttaccgcgaatatttatttactttgtattaatatttttacagTGAATTTTTCGTTAAGTActcaattaatatttatttcaattctTAATTGCCGCAATGGCAATTGATTCatattttttccgtttttttttcagagTGTCCATTGAATTTCCTCCTTTGCttggtttttattatattttttactcAACATCATGTGATTGTCATACAAAACATTTCACATaatctttaaattatttacaataatCGTCTAAACAAAAAAGCACTACTAAACGCAACGAAAAACATTTCATTCATTAAAGTTAGAAGCTCAGAGCATTAGTAGCTTTTAAATATCTGTGGTTTAATAGTTATTTTTCTGTGGTTTCGGCTTAGTTCATTTACAATGGCAATGCCAGTTTGCATTgctaaaatgtttattattttccttttgttgtCCTAAgatgaaaacattaaaaacttttgcagaGAAAATCcttagaaaaatatttagagtgtgtgtgtgggtgagaaTAATGCTTAAGATTTTCGTTCCATTATCCCCcatgtttttccattttttcgtttatttttttctgttgaaCAAACCTATTTTAGATTCGGGCTGAGTGAAGCGTTTGGGTTTTCCTTGATTTTCGCTTTATTATGGCAGTTTTCGCggatataaatatgtttactAAATGCAACGAGTCGTGTTTTgagtttttcgtttttttctgtGAGAATGAATTTCTGCAATATTACTAAAAAAGTACTTGCCACACCAACTTACCTACGCTAAGTACGGGTAAGTAACCATGAGCATGTTGGTCTCAATGCAGTAACTTCATGtgtctatatatatttataattacgcatatgcatatataacTATGTATTGCTTATCGTAAACATTAGGCCAACGCACAATCTATACAAGAGCGAGTTAATGCCGAATAGAGaatttcaaatcaaaatcGGAGCCGAGTAAAAATCAAAACTAACGCTGGTTCATACTTATCGTCTAAAGCTCTTCTATGTACAAGTCGCCCTAagctatgtatgtatatacttcTATATCCATATAGCCTATCCGTTCATGCTGTGCGTTATTTGTTTTACCGAAACTTTATTTCGGTTTCTATCGGTTTTGGCTATCATATTAAGTTGGTTCGATACTTGTCTATGACCTAAACAGGGACTGCTAATTGtgtatatactcgtatctTACGCTAGTTTAGTCGAACAAATATGGCTAAGTAATATACAAATTCGTTTAAGATCTTCCCAACCCCAAACCCGAAATGGCCAAGCGACGAGTTGCCGGAAACTGAACCAAATGAAAAACATAATCGAATCGTTGCGCCTCACGAGCTTGGTAAATACATTGCCTTTGGTCAGATTCTCACTTAGGTGGTTGCAGTTTCATCTGTATCCGTattcgtatctgtatctttttccatatccatatctgtatctgtatccatATCGTTAGATTACCTTAACCTTAGCTCGAAATAGAAATAGTTTCTTCTGTAGGTGTGTCTTTGTGTGAGTGTAAAACCGTAATTTCCATTTGACTTATGGCAGGATCCTTTTGCTAGTAACTTTTCTCGTTTACTCCATCTTTGTATATCAGTTAGTTAATGTCGAAAATTATCAATCAATTATTCAGTTTGACGCTGACAACAtctcaaaacgaaacgaaagcATGACCAAAAAACGCATCGAAATTATCAGAAATATTGTCGAttttaaaagcttaaaaaTTTCAGTCTTTGTAgtggttgtttttttttttcctttctatAATCATTTTCTTTACTCATAGTTTTTCCTCAGCTCGACTCTTGTCCCATTTTCATACTTGTTCTTCACTTGTTTTTCTCGGGTGCTTACTGCTTTTCTGCGCCTGCAATCAAAATAGACCCAAATAAAGCAAATATGTTTAGATATATGAAAAGTGGCAGTGGAAAAGTAGGGAAAGTCGGGAAAGTAAGGAAAGTAGGGAAAGGAGGTTCGTGTGGGTTGTCTTACATGGGCACTCAacttacatttacattttaacTAGAAACTTTAGAAGCGAGCAAATATGGTAAGCACGAACACGAAAATGTACAATTTGCGGTGGGCGGTGGCCACGCCCTCCGTCGCCGACGACAAGAACTCAAAGCTGTACAAGTATTCtgggcagcggcaacaacaacaagttgtGAGGCGCATcatcagcaggagcagcggcCAAAAGAGGGGGGGCGGGAGGAATGGACAAAGGACATTTTTGGTTAGATTTCGTCAGGGTCTACTACTGCTAGTACTACAACTACTGGTTATGCGGGGACAGTTGATGATGGGTGTGTGTACTGCGAAAAAGCACTCCTAAAATCATGAATTTTATACTGTCATTTTAGTTGCTATTTACTTCCATTTCTACAATTggcatataaatattatttcttgGTATATTTAATAAGAAATCGATTTGAAATGCTTAGAAAAAGTGCATAAAAGTATGCACTGTGCTTTTAAAGTCTCCATTTCATCTCGAAGTAAATGAATAGTTTTGTCATTGATTTTTGCCTCACTTTTACCTTTCAGCTTGTAATAACTTATTCATGATTTTGGAAGGTTGTTTGCAGTGCTCTGATTATGCAGGGACCAAAGATAGCATGTGTTGTCctattttctgattttctgCTCATCAAGGATACTCACTTCTGGGTCAGACCAAAGCATCGTTGCTGAACACATCATTTACATGCTTTCCATTGCTGCTGATTGGTCCTGTTTTGTCCTTGAGGCCGCATTGCTAATAAGTGAAAAAGCGAGAGGCATGAGAGGGGGGTAAAACACTTAGATCTCTGCCAGcgaattacaaaataattaaaactcAAAAGGCACCCCCGCACCTGACgcccaaaaattaattaaaacaattaacGGCAGCTGGCGCCCAAGCCAAACCCAAATACTCGTATAATTCCCAGGATACACACCTCCTGTTTGGCCTGCCACTGCTTCATGGCCGATTTGTATTTCTCGAACTCGTTGCACCAGTGCGAGTAGATTTTCTGGTAGTCCTGCTTCTGCGACGGCGGCGAGCATCTGAATGGGAAAAGCGAACAATAAGTTTCTGACATTTCGCGGAAATTAGGCTTCGTGGGGTGGGTAATCACGTGTCTGCAGGGCTGCCAAGTCGgatattttccttttctacAATAGCTTTATTCTAATATTAATGTAACTTCTTGAAGTATGGCGTCAATGTTCTGACTCTATTAAGACAACAAAACGCTAGGTTTATTACATGA
This genomic window contains:
- the LOC120446358 gene encoding uncharacterized protein LOC120446358, coding for MRTLRLVLQFLLPSLVLVSGYFRHHRSYKYSPELMAELKDFEKLIPTVTIDEVVAEHMITDSGFRKAIKFLRSSDFKRLQQRIESLPEVVDLINFVHLNDTTQRSVAKYWHRNNTYNRLRRSAHHDLREQIVLVLFESGSEVTQLSSFTSFVQEILTHLPRDRFVALINEKRQKSALFAKFYQALKSAEFKAKSEAAWNTTNVQSVVQELSRHAIDAQDLKTIGYEVISWGPNVV